A section of the Hirschia baltica ATCC 49814 genome encodes:
- the astD gene encoding succinylglutamate-semialdehyde dehydrogenase, producing MTLDTYINGVWSQGNGSAFDSISPSDGSVVGKYQAADADQVNNATAAARNAFDTWSLKPQEERDTILKNYATALGNRKQEIADAISRDMGKPAWEAITEAGAMIAKIAGSMTAQNDRAGSWTKEADFGAISLTHRPFGVMAVFGPFNFPGHLPNGHIVPALLAGNTIVFKPSELAPGVAKIMVDAFDEAELPAGCLNVVQGGRDTGQALLNADINGLLFTGSHHTGTAFHKHFAGRPDIMLALEMGGNNPLIIHKTDDIEAAAEIVFQSAFVTTGQRCTCTRRLILPSEKQGDEILAAVIGKIDAVKIGPWDGKDVYLGPLVSARAVEQAIAFQNERVELGGNLIKPLSDMVEGTGIVRPGIIDMTDAETPPDEELFGPFLQVYREDDLDKAIKLANATRFGLSAGVVTSDDSVWEYAQARLRVGILNRNRPTTGASGAMPFGGPGLSGNARPSAYYAADYCAWPQARQIG from the coding sequence ATGACATTAGATACATATATAAATGGGGTCTGGAGCCAAGGTAACGGATCTGCTTTCGACAGCATATCACCATCAGATGGTTCGGTTGTCGGTAAATACCAGGCAGCGGATGCCGACCAAGTGAACAACGCTACAGCAGCAGCTCGCAACGCATTCGATACTTGGTCGTTAAAACCTCAAGAAGAGCGCGACACAATCTTAAAAAATTACGCTACCGCGCTTGGAAACCGTAAACAGGAAATAGCGGACGCAATTAGCCGTGATATGGGTAAACCTGCGTGGGAAGCCATCACGGAAGCCGGTGCAATGATTGCCAAAATTGCAGGGTCCATGACCGCTCAAAATGATAGAGCTGGAAGCTGGACAAAAGAAGCTGATTTTGGAGCTATATCTCTGACACACCGCCCCTTTGGCGTTATGGCTGTCTTTGGTCCATTTAATTTCCCCGGCCACCTACCAAATGGTCACATCGTTCCCGCACTCCTCGCTGGGAATACGATTGTTTTCAAACCTTCAGAACTCGCGCCCGGTGTTGCTAAAATTATGGTGGACGCTTTTGATGAAGCAGAATTGCCAGCTGGATGTTTAAACGTTGTCCAAGGCGGACGAGACACAGGTCAGGCACTTTTAAACGCAGATATTAATGGTTTGCTTTTCACGGGTTCACACCATACTGGAACGGCATTTCACAAGCATTTTGCAGGTCGACCAGATATTATGCTCGCGCTTGAAATGGGCGGCAATAACCCGCTTATCATTCACAAAACAGATGATATTGAAGCCGCCGCAGAAATTGTCTTCCAATCAGCCTTCGTAACAACTGGCCAGCGCTGCACCTGTACACGACGCTTAATTTTGCCATCTGAAAAGCAAGGCGATGAAATCCTTGCCGCGGTTATTGGTAAAATTGATGCAGTCAAAATTGGGCCGTGGGATGGGAAAGATGTCTATCTTGGCCCTCTGGTGTCTGCGCGTGCAGTAGAACAAGCAATTGCTTTCCAGAATGAACGCGTTGAACTCGGCGGAAACCTCATAAAACCTCTTTCAGATATGGTTGAAGGCACAGGGATTGTGCGCCCAGGAATCATTGATATGACGGATGCTGAAACGCCGCCAGATGAGGAATTATTTGGACCATTCCTGCAGGTTTACCGTGAAGATGATTTAGATAAAGCAATCAAATTAGCAAATGCGACGCGCTTTGGATTATCTGCGGGCGTCGTGACGTCTGATGATAGTGTTTGGGAATATGCACAAGCGCGCCTCAGAGTGGGTATTTTGAACCGCAACCGTCCAACAACAGGTGCTTCTGGTGCTATGCCATTTGGTGGCCCCGGCCTATCAGGCAACGCACGTCCAAGTGCATATTATGCAGCAGATTATTGTGCTTGGCCCCAAGCGCGCCAGATCGGTTAA